GTTCAAATCTAAGGTTTCATTTCATCTGCTGTGATCTGGTCCTGCGTCAGTACTCGTCTGCTCACAGCTGTCCAAAACGACGCTCCTCTCAGAAGCCGTGTGAGGTGCTCATGTCACTTTACTGTCACTTTCAGATCTCATCACCGATCTCATCTTGGATGCCAGCATGTACCATTCAGCCTATAACGCAGGAGCTCGTTGAATATCGCTTTGAATTCTCTCAATAGAATATTGAAACTGGAGATGATTTCCAATCAACATTTGTGTTTTGCACTTTGATTTCTAATTCAACTAAGCGGGGAGGTCGTGGTTATGGTCGCAGAGGTGGTCACCGATACACGGGTGGCAGAGAAAACCTTCATTGTTTTTAGTGTAAATTAGAACACTTAGGAAACATTGTTATTCCTTGTATGGATTTCCAAACAAAATTGGCAATGTAGTACAGTGTTTGGGATTTAGATGTTTAACAGAAGACTCTAAGGGGATATCGTACAATTTCTTCCAGGGAATATAAAGAATACCTTTAGCTTAAGCTAGCCCAATAGGCTTTTTCTTTGGTCACTCTCACTACTGAAAATTTTACTATTTGTCCCACTATTAGATTCTAGATTTTAGACCATGGTGCTTTTTATCTCAGTCTCTCACTTTAACTATTCATCTCCTTAACCACCTCAGCAAATCACCATTGTCGATGCGTCTAAACTGCAGCATGATGGTAGTTCCTCTTCCAAGTTTGCCTCTAATTTTACCCTATTTGCACTAGCTACCCCTTTAATTCGatttaaatcaatcaattcacTCTCTTTCTAAACTGTTCCATagcattttattatgattattttctTATGTAGGAACCAAGTATGGGATAGACAATTGGTGCAGAGTCTTAATGGATCTTCACTAGTCTACTGCCTTTCAACCTTCTCTATCCACCATATTCGATGGCTCCAACTCTCCTGATCTTCTTCACCGTCGTTTGGGTTATCCAAGTTTGGACAAGTTAATAGAGTTGGTTCCTCACCTTTCACACCTATAGAGCATGCTTGTGATGATGAATTAGTGTTGTATCTTCCTTCAAACCAAGGACCGAATACATAGAAATTTACTGTCATTTCATTAGAGAAAAAAATCCTCCCAGGCATCAAGACTTCTTTTCTGAGCTTCATGGATTAGTTGTTAGATATCTTCACTGAATCCTTGCAAGTTACAGGGACCTCAAATAGCCTATATATGTGACAAGATGGATACACACGATGTCTCTACATCTATATATACACACTACAACGTGAGGAGAAGTGTTGAttgtaattataaatttataatcatcATTTGTTATTTAATATAGTTTCAATAGATAGTTTAATTGTTATTGATTTTTCTACTAATCTAGATGGATTTCAATTATATATCCCTTGTATGTATAGTTAAAAAAGATTCATTTGTAAAGAATATTACAATAATTCAAATTATTCAAGTGTGTCATAGAAGAGAAGAGGCGATGCTATGTAATTtcgaaaatatttaaatacaaaattataacCAATCAGGACTATCACTTTGAATCAGTGAAAGTGAAAGTGAAAATgtaattaaaagaagaaaaaaaattcacacgAAGTTTGCTACAAGAATTTAGACACTACAACATCAATGGAAGGGGAAAATACCTTCCTTCTATCAGATGTCAACTGAGGGATATTCAACCGTATCAAATCTCCATCATTATTTGGAGTCATACCAAGATTAGAGGCAACTATGGCTTTCTCTATAGCCTTCAAGCTGAAAATCAATATTAGTAACCAAAAGTTCACTGAGAAATATTCTTCACCCAAGATACCATATTGACCCATTTAATtacaactaaaattatttttgtctcATGATATTGAAGAATGTCTCAGATGGGATTGTTTGCTATAATACATACACTCTCAATCAATGACTACTATAAACGATTCAACGGGGAGAAAAAGAAGTAAGCCGCACAAATCATTATGAGCATGCCATACtgtaaaaaaaagtatacaaaaagtttgaataagataattttttattttgcttatctattttattatttctggTTTATCGTGTATAAGTGCATAGCATACCTTGATTTGTCATATGGCTGTATCAAGAGTGAACTGGCATCAGGAGTGCTTATTTGAGCAATGCTCTTCAAGCTAACAGGAGATCCATAGTATTCCACCTAAAACAAGTTATGAACAGTTCATCTACAAGACAAAGCTCTCTACAAAAATTAAGCAGAATACTTATGATTTGTTATCACTTCAGTTTAGTattgctttaaaaaaataaaaaatttcagttTAGCATTTAGTTAAAAGGTGATGATTACATCGTTATCTCCGTTTTTATCATTGTGTAAGTATATGTTccatagtattattattattatttattagtaataCTAAAGAGCAATTGGATGATCAGACATagcaatattgaaaaataaaaaaccaatcCAAATCAAATGAAAGGAAGTAAATGACACAAGTGAAAGCTGAGAATAAGATACAAGTGTCATGCAATGAAAAGTGATCATGACAGACAAGTAGTAATCAATGTACAAAAGGGTGTGCAATTTGAAGAATCCTAATACGATTAATCGGTTTCAAATTAACTAGCCCTCCATTTGGAatcattaaaatgaaaaaattcatattatttgcAAGTGAATTGTTATAGATCGTAATAAAATCAAAGGTTTCAGACActgcataaataaataatgtgaaaGACATTAAAATTCAGAGCATGCAGTCCAACTGATTTTACTTTTGAACAGCAAATATAAGCATGTCAATGCAATATGCATTTTGTAGCAGAGGCGGATTAAAAGAGTAAAAACGCAATTGCAAGGTATACCTCAATTTTGTCAAGCATAGACGGGTTTGCTCTCCCTGTTCTTATGGAACTGAAATTAGTCCGAACATTTTCAAGAGTCCTTTCCATCCTGTTTTTCTGAGGAAGGGAAATAGAGAATTgtatataaagattaaaaaaatcagaACGCCTCACATTCATATATACATTgttttttttacacaaaaaaaaaaaaaagaaacttcaTTGCACTATGGGTTGAAGAGCATGGTTGAACCcgaataaaataattgagagaaaatattgaacttgaaattgatagtataaatatacaattaggGTATAAATACAGCTTTAAATAGTGCTCCTAATAACATAACCAATTCTCACTTAATCATAACTAACTTAAACCAATTTTAACACATATCTAACTATATCTAACATTATGCAGCACCGAAACTTCGAATCTAAGGTATTAAAGTCGTGTTTGAATGTCCTATATGTGTTTGTGGACAAAGTATTGTCAATGTTGTGAGAGGTTTATAGATTGAGAGAGACTTACAACATCATTCTCAATAGATGCTTTTTCAGCTTCAATTTCTTCAATAGTAGCGGCTCTCACAATTCCCTTTCTGTgtgtatttcaaaaaataaaataaaattacaattagaACCAATGAACGAAGTAGTAAACAAAAATGGAAAAGAATCACTGAAGTGAAGATATTGGTAGTACCTCTTATGCAATGTGAAGAACCCTTTGGAGAGGAGGGGTCTGCCAGTGAGAGTACCGGAGAGTGTGAAGCGACGAGGGAGGTTTAGAGTGACATAGCTTGAAGCAGAGGTGAAGGAGTAGCGGTTGAGAAGAAAGGGTTTGGGAGGGTTTTGGAAAATGGAACGGAGTGTTGGTGTTGGAGAGAAAGAGGTTGCCATTAGATGAGAACGCCTTGGGTTGTTTGTTGTCTTTGTTCTTTCTGGATAACAATGTTTATGTCACAACCGCACCGGATTACAATCTTCACACAAGCAACTGTTGCACTCCAAATGGGGACcacaaatttcaattatttttttaataataataatagttataataatgaagaggttaattttttttatttttttttacagaaactATTTCATTCAAACACAAAAGTTGGGACAAAAGAAGGAATATAAGAGGGTGTTTTCTCAATCAACTAAAAACTAAAGCAAATTTAGTTATTGAATGGTGTTTTAGATACAACGGTTTTCAATGGGTTAATGAAGGACATCGAAATGCCCTCAAGCCAAAATTCTAGAGAAGATAACAACCAAAATTGTTTAGCATACAAGCAATTTATGAAAATGTGCAAGCtcatatattttaagttttattttgttattgtcATAAAAACTTTTAACCATTACACGATAAACAATACAACATGACagattgagttttttttactaatattctaaaatagtatGTCCTTATTGTTATATTATTACAGAAAactaaatattcaaatttaatttttacaaaatatactATATATTAGATTTAATGGTTATACGATATCATATCGGTGTAGAgtagttttatatttaattgtttataaaaaataactactgcatcttttattcttattaaatataagtatttaatcaaattaagggttgaactaattaataaatataaaataacataaattatttaaatatattttgtagtaatatttaaacttatttaattaaaataatgagtattaaattggaagaaaaaatgaTGTCTTATGAAGTATCTGAAAAATGATACCATGTGTtccataataattttgtaattcaaTTGTTTTACACATAGTAAGAAATTTGTAAgagagaaaatattatttttattaaattattcttgtTAGGTATTGAAGTATTATCAATGTCATAAATAcataggaaaaaaaattagatcataaattatacaattatattaattaaatgatataattaaaaaagtgtATTAGAAATTAATAGAGTCGTTCATTttgggataattttttttttcaaataaggacataaaatatataagttagtgaaaaaaatttaaaagctCTTACAAAGAAGTTCATACATTATAAATagtggtttatggtttatgagTAAATACACGAGACATAGTTAttatagtatttgaaatatCAATCACATAAAAAATGTGTCTttcatgttttaattttatatattaaattaattaatataaaacacATCTAAGGACTAAAGATTTTTGTAATCGGGTTTATTTTTGTAATCGGGTTTACTTCaagataaaaaatgtatttagatatatttttgtaatcgggtttatttaaagattattGTGGATTTGTGATagttttttatatcaaaaaaattttagATACTTTTTGTatagtttttaatataaaatacacattttaTGATTATaacaaactttaaaaaattaagaatttaataaaattatattaaatttaaaaatcatacaaaagatACTTAAAGAAATGCACATAACTTTAATCCTTCTGTATATCCAAAGaccaaaattacattttttttaaaaatcaaaattactcTTTTATTCTTGGTTTAGTGTTGTGAGGAAAATCTGAAATATATAATTCTAACGGGACAAACCGTACCTAACAAGTTTGGACCCAAGCCCAATAGACTTTTACCTACATGATGACTACACTTTGACAATTTACAATTCACAACTCCACGTGTTTATACCTCCCAAACTCTTAAAGTATGTGAAATTTCAATTTctcctttttaattatttggaaaaaaatttaaatataaaaaaatatttttctccatttttaaaattggaataaatttgaaagtttcaaaatgtaaattcttagttgttaaaaaaataatttcaaatatttggttgaatatgaaatttttctaaaaattttaaaaatattttgaaacttttggaTGAATGTTGAACTCCGAAATGCAATTCTTTtcaaaagtttatttttgtttttaaaatttagatgaaTGTGTAACttttaaaatgcaatttttttataaattaaaaaaaaataaactttgaatgaatgtgaaactttcgaaatgtaatttttttgtatgttttaaaaattcaaaattttgaaattataaaaatgttaattcaaaatttttgacTTTAAAGTAGTATGTggtaaaaaaaagacaaaatgaTTTTATACATGTATTTGAGATAAACAATAAAGCTAAAAAGGTGAGCGATAGATTACTCTTAAATCTTATGCTACTTCTCTATACTTcacttaaatattttcaatatattaaaagttgATCAAATAGTCATCTCTATCTTTTGTGGAGAACATAAATATAAAGAACATGGAGTGaggatagaaaagaaatcaattataaatctttttaatttttgttatttttacttttctatcattcatcattttctttctttaaattttattgatcgTCTTTgtcaaataaatgaaaaatcaattttaaaattgtccaACCTAC
The genomic region above belongs to Cicer arietinum cultivar CDC Frontier isolate Library 1 chromosome 4, Cicar.CDCFrontier_v2.0, whole genome shotgun sequence and contains:
- the LOC101504583 gene encoding ribosome-recycling factor, chloroplastic, whose translation is MATSFSPTPTLRSIFQNPPKPFLLNRYSFTSASSYVTLNLPRRFTLSGTLTGRPLLSKGFFTLHKRKGIVRAATIEEIEAEKASIENDVKNRMERTLENVRTNFSSIRTGRANPSMLDKIEVEYYGSPVSLKSIAQISTPDASSLLIQPYDKSSLKAIEKAIVASNLGMTPNNDGDLIRLNIPQLTSDRRKELTKIVSKQVEEGKVALRNIRRDALKAYEKLEKEKKLSEDNVKDLSSDLQKLTDDYIKKVDAIYKQKEKELLTV